The following are encoded together in the Leuconostoc mesenteroides subsp. mesenteroides ATCC 8293 genome:
- a CDS encoding SdpI family protein, whose product MKNKKSFLPLIITLLPIFYGLILWTKLPVELPIHFNINGEVDRYANKVWLIIIWPIIATLLHLFLIIYRTKIVARSQNNKMHTIISWSIPLGNNILLSYIFAYGLGNHINITSILLPTIGILFIALGNYMPKTQRNRFVGIRIPTALNNDINWFKTQRIGGLMFVVGGFMMIGGGFLGMISEFWTIALMILPLVLITVVPIIYSIRSSHKA is encoded by the coding sequence ATGAAAAATAAAAAAAGCTTTTTACCACTAATTATTACCTTGTTACCCATTTTTTATGGGCTAATATTGTGGACGAAGCTGCCAGTTGAGCTTCCAATCCATTTTAATATTAACGGAGAAGTGGATAGATATGCTAATAAAGTATGGCTTATCATTATTTGGCCAATAATAGCAACACTCTTGCACCTGTTTCTAATTATTTATCGTACGAAAATAGTTGCTCGTAGTCAAAATAATAAAATGCATACAATTATTAGTTGGTCTATTCCATTAGGCAATAACATTTTATTATCTTATATATTTGCTTATGGATTAGGTAATCACATCAATATAACTAGTATATTGTTGCCGACTATTGGCATTTTATTTATAGCATTAGGTAACTACATGCCCAAAACACAGCGAAATCGCTTTGTTGGGATACGAATACCAACCGCTCTGAATAATGATATAAATTGGTTTAAGACGCAACGTATTGGTGGTTTGATGTTTGTTGTTGGCGGGTTTATGATGATTGGTGGTGGTTTTTTAGGAATGATTTCTGAATTTTGGACTATAGCATTAATGATTCTGCCCTTAGTATTAATTACTGTCGTACCGATTATTTATTCGATTAGATCAAGCCATAAAGCTTAA
- a CDS encoding autorepressor SdpR family transcription factor: MSLQNTLKAISNPVRRDILTLLKEGPQSAGSIADHFELSKATISSHLAQLKQADLIREDKYKNFIYYELNLSVFEEATLWLKGFTNEK, from the coding sequence ATGAGTTTACAAAATACACTGAAAGCGATTTCGAATCCTGTCAGGCGTGATATTCTTACGCTACTGAAAGAAGGGCCTCAGTCAGCGGGAAGCATTGCGGATCATTTTGAATTGAGTAAAGCAACAATATCATCACATTTAGCCCAATTAAAACAAGCTGATTTGATAAGAGAAGATAAATATAAAAATTTTATTTATTATGAATTAAATTTATCTGTGTTTGAAGAAGCCACATTATGGTTGAAAGGATTTACTAATGAAAAATAA
- a CDS encoding LysM peptidoglycan-binding domain-containing protein encodes MKKSTIAKSVVTAAGAFAVAGAAQVSANTVSVKAGDTLYKIASANGTTVDALVKANNISNANLIFVGQQLQTASSSSTTTQSSSSESSTTTTSSSNGSYTVKSGDTLNKIAAANGTTVANLVATNNISNANLITVGQTLKLSASSTSSSTTTQSSTTTTQTTSNNTATASNGSYTVKSGDTLNKIAAANGTTVANLVAANNISNANVITVGQTLKLSASSASTSSSSTATTSQSSSSTQSSSTSNNTASTSNTSNTSNSSSTSTTADATINAWNAKRATLGLSPIKISASLTAQAQSRAQALATSSNWFGLHESSSTPEVVANGFAAGATVINAWYYETGMVNGGHTEFIVNSSFTEAGVGYYDGWIVIDAH; translated from the coding sequence ATGAAAAAATCTACTATTGCTAAATCTGTCGTTACAGCTGCCGGTGCTTTTGCCGTTGCTGGTGCTGCTCAAGTTTCTGCTAATACTGTATCAGTTAAAGCTGGTGACACACTTTACAAGATTGCATCAGCAAACGGTACAACTGTTGACGCTTTGGTTAAAGCTAATAACATTTCAAATGCTAATTTGATTTTTGTTGGACAGCAACTACAAACTGCATCTTCATCATCAACTACTACACAAAGTTCATCATCAGAGAGCTCAACTACAACAACTTCATCATCTAATGGTTCATACACTGTTAAATCAGGTGATACATTAAACAAGATTGCAGCAGCAAATGGTACAACGGTAGCAAATTTGGTAGCAACTAATAACATTTCAAATGCTAACTTGATTACTGTTGGTCAAACATTGAAGTTATCAGCTTCATCAACTTCAAGCTCAACAACAACGCAATCATCAACTACGACAACTCAAACAACATCAAATAACACAGCAACTGCCTCAAATGGTTCATACACTGTTAAGTCAGGTGATACATTAAACAAGATTGCGGCAGCAAACGGTACAACAGTAGCTAACTTAGTAGCTGCTAATAACATTTCAAATGCTAATGTGATTACTGTTGGTCAAACTTTAAAGTTGTCAGCATCATCTGCTTCAACTTCAAGTTCATCAACTGCAACAACATCACAATCATCAAGTTCTACACAATCATCATCAACTTCTAATAATACTGCTTCAACATCAAATACAAGCAATACAAGCAACAGCTCATCAACTTCAACAACAGCTGATGCTACTATTAATGCTTGGAATGCAAAGCGTGCTACTCTTGGCTTGTCACCAATTAAGATTTCAGCTTCATTGACAGCACAAGCTCAAAGCCGTGCACAAGCTCTTGCAACATCATCTAACTGGTTTGGTTTGCATGAATCATCATCAACTCCTGAAGTTGTTGCTAATGGTTTTGCTGCAGGTGCAACTGTAATTAATGCTTGGTACTATGAAACAGGTATGGTTAACGGTGGTCACACTGAATTTATTGTTAACTCTAGCTTCACCGAAGCTGGTGTAGGTTATTATGACGGATGGATCGTCATTGACGCACATTAA
- a CDS encoding beta-ketoacyl-ACP synthase III, which yields MSGSKILASAHYVPRDIVTNNDLAKIIDTSDEWIQAHTGIKTRHISLQGENTSDLATRAAESVLSQTDIKPEDIDLIIVTTFTPDGLAPSTAALVQRNLHAENAWAYDIVTACSGFVFGLSTADKFIKSGQYKNALVISAEVNSKMMDFKDRTSTVFFGDGAGAVLMTADDSGIVEAEKMHTIGNADVVHSGRIAPLTSLSVDNYPKIDAFSQQGRNVFDEVTTIVPDHIRNFLSEHNLSTSDIDYFIPHQANLRLIEYIANDLGEPMTKFSTNVVTNGNTSSAGIAIGLDELNKSVSLKGKRVLLTGFGAGFTYGSMLLQF from the coding sequence ATGTCCGGAAGTAAAATACTCGCAAGTGCACATTATGTACCTAGAGACATCGTGACTAATAATGATTTAGCAAAAATCATAGATACCAGTGACGAGTGGATTCAGGCTCATACTGGTATCAAAACGCGACATATATCATTGCAAGGTGAAAATACGAGTGATTTAGCGACACGTGCCGCGGAGTCAGTATTGAGCCAAACTGATATTAAACCAGAAGATATTGATTTAATTATTGTAACAACATTTACCCCAGATGGATTGGCACCATCAACGGCAGCATTAGTACAGCGCAATTTACATGCTGAAAATGCTTGGGCCTACGATATTGTAACAGCTTGCTCAGGGTTTGTTTTTGGGTTGAGCACAGCTGACAAGTTTATTAAATCTGGTCAATATAAGAATGCATTAGTCATTTCTGCGGAAGTCAACTCCAAAATGATGGATTTCAAGGATCGCACCAGTACTGTCTTTTTTGGAGACGGTGCAGGAGCAGTGCTGATGACAGCTGATGATTCCGGTATTGTGGAAGCTGAAAAAATGCACACAATCGGGAATGCCGATGTTGTACATTCAGGGCGAATAGCACCACTGACAAGTCTATCTGTGGATAACTATCCAAAAATAGATGCTTTTTCACAACAAGGACGTAATGTATTTGATGAAGTAACAACTATTGTTCCAGATCATATCCGCAATTTTTTGAGCGAACATAATTTATCAACTAGTGATATTGATTACTTTATACCCCATCAAGCAAATTTACGTTTGATCGAGTATATTGCAAATGATCTCGGCGAACCAATGACAAAGTTTTCAACAAACGTTGTTACGAATGGTAATACATCATCTGCTGGGATCGCTATTGGACTAGATGAATTAAATAAGTCAGTTAGCTTAAAAGGAAAACGGGTATTGCTAACTGGATTCGGTGCTGGCTTTACTTATGGCAGCATGCTTTTACAATTTTAA
- a CDS encoding LysM peptidoglycan-binding domain-containing protein produces the protein MGKFFKKTLLTTAAGAAAFVGGHAAASADTVEVQSGDTLSKIAAANNTTVDALAKANGISNKDLILAGSSLEINATQEVSGLSEDGTSYTVQSGDTLSKIAEKTGVDVSVLSSLNSLSNTDLVLTGQELSLKASTTQATSSAATTVTAASAQSSSVDTSNLKYIAAADTDSNNFMTLDEYNTYVANGGSTSSAATESSASSASASSATEDITYIAAADSDNDGYMTMAEYNAYKANGGSTSSSAQATTSTASSSASTSSASSSTSDNITYVAAADTNNDGYMTMAEYNAYKANGGSTSSASSASSSTQTTTTNTTATATTTNVSTGSTTADATINAWNAKRAELGLSPVTISASLTSQAQSRAQSIGTSSNWFSTHMSSGTAEVVANGFGAGSSVINAWYYETGMVNGGHTAFIVNPNFTQAGVGYYNGWIVINAQ, from the coding sequence ATGGGTAAATTTTTTAAGAAGACTTTATTGACTACTGCAGCTGGTGCTGCGGCCTTTGTTGGTGGACATGCAGCAGCTTCTGCTGATACAGTAGAAGTGCAATCAGGCGACACTTTGTCAAAAATTGCAGCAGCAAACAATACTACTGTTGATGCGTTAGCTAAGGCTAATGGAATTAGCAACAAAGATTTGATTTTAGCAGGTTCATCACTAGAAATTAACGCAACACAAGAAGTTTCTGGTTTATCAGAAGACGGTACATCATATACAGTGCAATCAGGTGATACATTATCAAAGATTGCTGAAAAAACTGGTGTAGATGTATCAGTATTGTCTTCATTGAATAGTTTGTCAAATACTGACCTTGTTTTGACTGGACAAGAATTGTCATTGAAGGCTTCAACTACTCAAGCAACCAGTTCAGCTGCTACAACTGTGACAGCAGCTTCTGCACAATCTTCATCGGTTGACACAAGTAATTTGAAATATATTGCAGCAGCTGATACAGACAGCAATAACTTTATGACGCTTGATGAATATAATACATATGTTGCAAATGGTGGCTCAACATCATCAGCTGCGACAGAATCATCAGCTTCATCAGCAAGCGCTTCATCAGCTACAGAAGATATCACATATATTGCAGCAGCAGATTCAGATAATGATGGTTACATGACAATGGCTGAGTATAATGCATACAAAGCTAACGGTGGGTCAACATCATCATCAGCGCAAGCCACCACATCAACGGCCTCATCTTCAGCAAGCACATCAAGTGCTTCATCATCAACTAGTGACAATATCACTTATGTTGCTGCGGCTGACACTAATAATGATGGCTACATGACAATGGCTGAGTACAATGCGTACAAGGCTAATGGCGGTTCAACATCTAGCGCATCATCAGCTTCTTCGTCAACGCAAACGACAACTACTAATACTACTGCCACTGCAACAACAACTAACGTTTCAACTGGTAGCACAACGGCAGATGCAACAATCAACGCATGGAATGCAAAGCGTGCAGAATTAGGATTATCACCCGTTACAATTTCTGCATCATTGACTTCACAAGCTCAAAGTCGCGCACAATCAATTGGAACATCGTCAAACTGGTTTAGTACACATATGTCTTCCGGTACTGCTGAAGTTGTTGCAAATGGTTTTGGTGCTGGATCTTCTGTTATTAATGCTTGGTATTATGAAACAGGTATGGTGAACGGCGGGCACACAGCATTTATTGTTAACCCTAACTTCACACAAGCAGGTGTTGGCTATTACAACGGTTGGATTGTTATTAACGCACAATAA
- a CDS encoding aminoacyltransferase, translating to MLYKFTELTKEEYTEFEKQSSVGTFLQSGEQAELLQKRGYKIWLLGIKADDKVVAAALVMREKVHMGYIFSIDRGPLLDFENHELLAFFMSNFVKFSRENKGLYIEVRPNVTLKMTNNHGDLLGEENTVFIEEMKKLGFTHLPFVDGFTTAGSPEWEYIKDLSELTDEKSVRASYNKKAQYYLKKNAQFGIRLRQLTRDDLPDFKELTQKTADRLHYKDKNLNFYQTVYDVYGDDATFVFAELNFDNYIKEENEKISELDAKLAKINQKIEKYPTNDKFKRQYAEFDDQKNQHSKRILKAEQQKEAAGKSTVVVAGALFIQQPQEMNYLYSGTYEEYMDYYGPYQIQDVMINKAVQAGLKRYNFYGIAGKFDGSDGVLGFKTTFEGQARQLVGNFMMPVNPFKYGVYRLLKKMMGRA from the coding sequence ATGTTGTACAAATTTACTGAATTAACAAAAGAAGAATATACAGAATTTGAAAAGCAAAGTTCTGTGGGTACCTTTTTACAATCAGGTGAACAAGCTGAATTATTACAAAAACGAGGCTATAAAATATGGTTGTTAGGTATCAAAGCTGACGACAAGGTAGTGGCTGCAGCGTTGGTCATGCGTGAAAAGGTACATATGGGATACATCTTTTCAATTGATCGTGGGCCATTATTGGATTTTGAAAATCATGAATTGTTGGCTTTTTTCATGTCTAATTTCGTAAAGTTTTCACGCGAGAATAAAGGGCTTTATATTGAAGTAAGGCCAAATGTGACTTTGAAAATGACGAATAACCATGGCGATCTTCTAGGTGAAGAGAATACGGTGTTTATCGAAGAGATGAAAAAGCTTGGATTTACTCATTTGCCATTTGTAGATGGTTTCACTACAGCTGGTTCTCCAGAATGGGAGTATATCAAAGATTTGTCAGAATTAACCGATGAGAAATCTGTTCGTGCCTCGTATAATAAGAAGGCTCAGTATTATTTAAAAAAGAATGCTCAGTTCGGTATTCGTTTACGTCAATTAACACGAGATGACTTGCCAGATTTTAAGGAATTAACACAAAAAACTGCCGATAGGTTACATTATAAAGATAAAAACTTGAATTTTTATCAAACAGTATATGATGTGTATGGCGATGATGCAACATTTGTCTTTGCTGAACTAAACTTTGACAACTATATTAAGGAAGAGAATGAAAAAATCTCTGAATTAGATGCCAAACTGGCCAAAATTAATCAGAAGATCGAAAAATATCCTACGAATGATAAATTTAAGCGTCAGTATGCTGAATTTGATGATCAAAAAAATCAACATAGCAAGCGCATATTAAAAGCGGAACAACAGAAAGAAGCTGCTGGTAAATCGACAGTCGTCGTCGCTGGTGCATTATTTATACAGCAACCTCAAGAAATGAATTATCTGTATTCAGGCACTTATGAAGAGTATATGGACTATTACGGCCCTTATCAAATACAAGACGTTATGATCAACAAGGCAGTTCAGGCAGGACTCAAGCGCTATAACTTCTACGGCATTGCTGGAAAGTTCGATGGTAGCGATGGTGTACTAGGATTCAAAACGACTTTTGAGGGACAAGCACGTCAACTGGTAGGAAACTTCATGATGCCTGTTAATCCCTTTAAATATGGCGTCTATCGATTGCTCAAAAAAATGATGGGCCGTGCTTAA
- a CDS encoding NlpC/P60 family protein — protein sequence MQNDYLKLALDNLGKTFNDYNSGRFVAQQLMRAQVPLPEGSHWDASPAHLIKQMHHLLGVLQATPGDLLFWGTQNAPYEVGIYVGGNHFIAVNNGDHVAKIQTLSRNWYPCIAGSIF from the coding sequence ATGCAAAATGATTATTTAAAATTAGCATTAGATAACTTAGGAAAAACATTCAACGACTACAATAGTGGTCGTTTTGTTGCTCAACAGCTTATGAGAGCGCAAGTACCATTACCCGAAGGATCGCATTGGGATGCTTCACCAGCGCATCTCATTAAACAAATGCATCATTTATTGGGCGTTTTACAAGCGACACCAGGAGATTTGCTATTTTGGGGCACACAGAATGCACCATATGAAGTGGGTATTTATGTCGGTGGGAACCACTTTATTGCTGTAAATAACGGGGACCATGTGGCAAAAATTCAAACGTTATCAAGAAACTGGTATCCATGTATTGCCGGTTCTATATTTTGA
- a CDS encoding peptidoglycan D,D-transpeptidase FtsI family protein, whose translation MKHNPYLEERDNKNDARANLPTRLRILLFISFILMVALVVQLGFLTIKQGANYLAEVNRSEETVEKGNTPRGLVYDSTGRVLAGNKAQTAITFTRGTNITSSTMRSTAIKLGKYLTVDTTRLSDRSKADFYLADATNAAKVQKRVAKEHKNGSSLTTSEINSLSVSYVEEHNLLSKVSDNDAMIFQRMSGAYSLSTTFIKEDDVTETELAEIGERLSQFPGIKIGTSWARQYPEGNDFKALIGTVTSEDNGLPDDKLHTLLAQGYSQNESVGSSNLESSYESLLKGSASQTVVTTASDGTVKSSSVKYKGQSGDSLKLTINADFQKEVQKILEDNLPTGDVQGAYATVMNPYTGGIYAMAGVDRDYSTGTKTADPLGNINHAIVMGSVVKPAVLATAFQKGVITPSNSTLLDQAIKIAGTPTITSYWNKTGTPVSVDAQTALERSSNTYFVQLGMKIGGQTYSSGSALALNSDAFQTLRNGLGQFGLGTKTGIDVSGETAGYRGDTTGSNIGKYLYESFGQYDTYTTLQLARYVSTIANGGYLIQPHLVSSILQSSTNSSKKRTVWTATPNIQGQVQLDSDEWKVIHEGMNRVANGTDTYNTGGTDIHKLEPHVYAKTGTAETTTNGHTTYTESIVAYVPGQPMVMAMAIPGMNNYLDGTNGKIAAKIINAYWKYVQNKP comes from the coding sequence ATGAAACACAATCCATATCTAGAAGAGCGAGATAATAAAAATGACGCACGTGCTAACTTACCAACACGTCTGCGAATTTTGTTGTTTATATCGTTTATACTAATGGTTGCCCTAGTTGTACAATTAGGGTTTTTAACGATTAAGCAGGGAGCCAATTATTTGGCTGAAGTCAACCGAAGTGAAGAGACCGTTGAAAAAGGAAATACACCACGAGGTTTAGTTTACGACTCAACCGGCCGTGTTCTGGCTGGAAACAAGGCGCAAACGGCGATTACATTTACGCGTGGTACTAATATTACTTCTAGCACAATGCGAAGCACTGCAATTAAACTTGGAAAATATTTGACAGTTGATACGACCCGCCTCAGTGATCGTTCTAAAGCTGACTTTTATTTGGCTGACGCAACTAACGCGGCTAAGGTGCAGAAACGCGTTGCTAAAGAACATAAGAATGGTAGTAGCCTGACGACATCAGAGATTAATAGTCTGTCGGTAAGTTATGTAGAAGAGCATAACTTGCTTTCAAAAGTTAGTGATAATGATGCAATGATATTTCAGCGGATGAGCGGTGCTTATTCATTGTCAACGACATTTATCAAAGAAGACGATGTGACAGAAACAGAATTAGCGGAGATTGGCGAGCGTTTAAGCCAATTCCCTGGTATTAAGATAGGTACAAGCTGGGCAAGACAATATCCTGAAGGAAACGATTTTAAGGCTTTGATTGGTACAGTAACTAGTGAAGATAATGGGTTGCCAGATGATAAGTTACACACACTCTTAGCACAAGGATATTCACAAAATGAATCAGTTGGTAGTTCTAATTTGGAATCTAGCTATGAATCCTTATTGAAGGGATCAGCCTCACAGACTGTAGTTACAACTGCTTCTGACGGTACGGTAAAATCATCTTCTGTAAAATACAAAGGGCAGTCTGGAGATAGTCTTAAATTAACCATTAATGCTGACTTTCAGAAAGAAGTTCAGAAAATTTTGGAAGACAATTTACCAACTGGGGATGTTCAAGGTGCTTATGCTACAGTAATGAATCCCTATACTGGCGGTATCTATGCTATGGCAGGCGTAGACAGAGATTACTCAACCGGAACAAAAACAGCTGATCCGTTGGGAAATATTAATCATGCTATTGTCATGGGATCTGTGGTTAAGCCGGCGGTATTAGCTACAGCTTTCCAAAAAGGTGTGATTACTCCCTCAAATTCTACATTGTTGGATCAAGCTATTAAAATTGCGGGAACACCAACAATCACATCATATTGGAATAAAACAGGTACGCCTGTTTCAGTTGATGCACAAACAGCCTTAGAGCGTTCTTCGAACACTTATTTCGTTCAATTGGGTATGAAGATTGGTGGACAGACTTATAGCTCGGGATCGGCATTAGCATTGAATTCTGATGCCTTTCAGACATTACGTAATGGGTTAGGACAATTCGGATTAGGGACAAAAACAGGTATTGATGTCAGCGGAGAAACTGCTGGTTATCGCGGAGATACTACAGGGTCAAATATTGGTAAATATTTGTACGAATCATTTGGTCAATATGACACCTATACAACACTTCAACTTGCACGATACGTTTCTACAATTGCTAATGGTGGGTATTTGATTCAGCCTCATTTGGTAAGCTCAATATTACAAAGTTCAACTAATAGTTCAAAAAAGCGTACAGTGTGGACAGCCACACCGAATATACAAGGGCAAGTTCAGTTGGATTCTGACGAATGGAAAGTAATCCATGAAGGAATGAATCGTGTTGCAAATGGTACGGACACGTACAATACTGGTGGAACAGATATACATAAACTTGAACCACATGTTTATGCTAAAACAGGAACCGCCGAAACAACAACCAATGGACATACGACTTATACAGAATCCATTGTTGCTTATGTACCGGGACAACCGATGGTCATGGCCATGGCTATCCCAGGTATGAATAATTATTTAGATGGTACCAATGGTAAGATTGCGGCAAAAATAATTAATGCTTACTGGAAGTATGTTCAAAATAAACCATAA
- a CDS encoding valine--tRNA ligase, translated as MRDIDMSTKYDPTSVEAGRYDNWQSKKLFAPESNKEIQGNEPEPYSIVIPPPNVTGKLHLGHAWDTTLQDMIIRQKRMQGFDTLWLPGMDHAGIATQAKVEQRLRGEGVSRYDLGREKFVEQVWDWKNEYATTIKQQWGKMGLSLDFDRERFTLDEGLNKAVNKVFIDLYNKGLIYRGEYIINWDPQARTALSDIEVIYQDDAGAFYHVKYPFTDGTTFDGKDYIEIATTRPETMFGDVAVAVHPSDERYKDLIGKKVLVPLVGREIPIIADEYVEKDFGTGMVKITPAHDPNDFQVGNRHDLERINTMTEDGHLNEFAGKYNGMDRFDARKAIAADLEAGDYMLKVDPIVHSVGHSERTGVQVESRLSTQWFVKMEPLAKQILDMQKNDDEKVEFVPARFEDTFSRWMENIRDWVISRQLWWGHQIPAWYKNKGTDQEELYVGTEAPAGDGWERDPDVLDTWFSSALWPFSTMGWPEKLDGDFARYYPTNTLVTGYDIIFFWVARMMFQGKEFTGQRPFKNVLIHGLIRDGEGRKMSKSLGNGVDPMDVIEKYGADALRWFLVTGSTPGQDLRFTYEKMDSAWNFINKIWNASRYVIMNLDEDTPSTLPDMSQLTLADQWILSRLNTVVTNVTRNFDKFEFGEAGRELYNFIWSDFADWYIEMTKETLNGDQDKAPVQQTLAYVLDQTLRLLQPIMPFVTEAIWQEMPAQNGSEADFAIVKYPVVREELSNPDAEQAFKSLQDLIVAVRNIRAEANAPMSTPIDLMIQTTDDNLKHIFEANADYINRFAHPKTLIISDDVQAPNLAMSQVISGAEIYVPLAELIDIDEEITRLQTEVKKFSGEVKRAEGKLGNDKFVSGAPEAVVAAEKEKLADWQAKLNATEERLQTLKANQ; from the coding sequence ATGCGTGATATTGATATGTCAACAAAGTATGATCCAACTTCTGTTGAAGCTGGCCGTTATGACAACTGGCAAAGCAAAAAGTTATTTGCACCCGAATCAAACAAAGAAATTCAAGGCAATGAGCCAGAACCTTATTCTATTGTCATTCCACCTCCTAACGTTACCGGAAAACTTCATTTAGGGCATGCATGGGATACGACATTACAAGACATGATTATTCGCCAAAAGCGGATGCAAGGATTTGATACCTTGTGGTTGCCCGGAATGGATCACGCTGGTATTGCAACGCAGGCAAAAGTTGAACAAAGATTACGTGGTGAAGGTGTTTCACGTTACGATTTGGGTCGTGAAAAATTTGTTGAACAAGTATGGGACTGGAAAAACGAGTATGCTACTACCATCAAGCAACAATGGGGTAAGATGGGGCTGTCACTTGACTTTGACCGCGAGCGCTTTACGCTTGATGAAGGTCTGAATAAGGCTGTTAACAAGGTATTTATTGATCTATACAATAAAGGATTAATTTACCGTGGGGAATATATCATTAACTGGGACCCACAGGCAAGAACTGCCTTATCTGACATTGAAGTTATTTATCAAGATGATGCTGGCGCATTTTATCACGTTAAGTATCCATTTACAGATGGGACAACATTCGATGGAAAAGATTACATTGAAATTGCAACAACTCGTCCAGAAACAATGTTTGGGGATGTCGCTGTTGCGGTTCATCCTAGCGATGAACGATACAAAGATTTAATTGGTAAAAAGGTTTTGGTGCCATTAGTTGGTCGTGAAATTCCAATTATTGCAGATGAGTATGTAGAAAAAGATTTTGGTACTGGTATGGTGAAAATAACACCAGCCCATGATCCTAATGATTTCCAAGTGGGTAATCGTCACGATTTGGAACGCATTAATACGATGACTGAAGACGGTCATTTAAATGAATTTGCTGGTAAATACAATGGCATGGATCGTTTCGATGCTCGTAAAGCAATTGCCGCTGACCTTGAAGCTGGCGATTACATGCTAAAAGTAGACCCAATTGTTCATTCTGTTGGTCATTCAGAGCGTACAGGTGTTCAGGTTGAATCACGTCTATCAACGCAATGGTTTGTTAAAATGGAACCATTGGCTAAACAAATTTTAGACATGCAAAAGAATGACGATGAAAAGGTTGAATTTGTACCAGCACGTTTTGAAGATACATTTTCACGCTGGATGGAAAATATTCGTGACTGGGTTATTTCACGTCAATTGTGGTGGGGTCATCAAATTCCTGCTTGGTACAAAAATAAAGGAACAGATCAAGAAGAATTATATGTTGGTACTGAAGCACCAGCAGGTGACGGCTGGGAGCGTGATCCGGATGTTTTGGACACATGGTTTTCATCTGCTCTATGGCCATTTTCAACCATGGGTTGGCCAGAAAAGCTAGACGGTGACTTCGCCCGTTATTATCCAACAAATACATTAGTAACTGGCTATGATATTATTTTCTTCTGGGTAGCACGGATGATGTTCCAGGGGAAAGAATTTACTGGACAACGACCTTTTAAAAATGTCTTGATTCATGGTTTAATTCGTGATGGTGAAGGGCGTAAAATGTCGAAATCATTGGGTAATGGCGTTGACCCGATGGATGTTATTGAAAAATATGGTGCTGATGCATTACGTTGGTTCCTAGTAACGGGATCAACTCCGGGACAAGATTTACGATTTACTTACGAAAAGATGGATTCGGCTTGGAACTTCATTAACAAAATTTGGAATGCGTCACGTTATGTTATTATGAATTTGGATGAAGATACACCATCTACGTTACCAGATATGAGTCAATTAACATTAGCTGATCAATGGATTTTGTCACGTTTGAATACAGTGGTTACGAATGTAACACGTAATTTTGACAAATTCGAGTTTGGTGAAGCAGGACGTGAGTTGTACAACTTCATTTGGTCTGATTTTGCTGATTGGTATATCGAAATGACCAAGGAAACTTTGAATGGTGATCAAGATAAGGCACCAGTTCAGCAAACATTGGCCTACGTATTGGATCAGACATTACGTCTATTACAACCAATCATGCCATTTGTTACTGAAGCTATTTGGCAGGAAATGCCAGCTCAAAATGGCAGCGAAGCCGATTTTGCTATTGTAAAATATCCGGTCGTGCGCGAAGAGTTAAGCAATCCTGACGCAGAACAAGCCTTCAAATCGTTGCAGGATTTGATTGTAGCTGTTCGTAATATCCGAGCAGAAGCAAATGCACCAATGTCTACACCAATTGATTTAATGATTCAAACCACGGATGATAATTTGAAGCACATTTTTGAAGCGAATGCTGATTATATTAATCGTTTTGCTCACCCTAAAACGTTAATAATCAGTGATGATGTGCAAGCTCCTAATTTGGCAATGTCACAAGTAATTTCAGGTGCTGAAATTTATGTTCCACTGGCTGAGCTGATTGACATTGACGAAGAAATAACACGCTTACAAACTGAAGTGAAAAAATTTTCTGGGGAAGTAAAACGAGCTGAAGGAAAACTAGGAAATGATAAGTTCGTTTCTGGGGCCCCTGAAGCGGTTGTTGCTGCGGAAAAAGAAAAATTAGCTGATTGGCAAGCCAAACTTAACGCAACAGAAGAAAGATTACAGACATTAAAGGCAAATCAATAG